TAATTCCACCGAAAGGCAGACGCGGATCCGACTTAACCATACCGTTTACAAACACTGAACCGGTTTCAATTTCTGAAGCAATCTTTCTTGCCCTGTTCCTGTCCGAAGTCCAGAGGGATGCCCCAAGGCCAAAATCAGAATCATTCGCAATGCGAACTGCGTCTTGGTCATTAGAGGCCTTTATAAGTGAAGCAACCGGACCGAAGATTTCATCGTCGTATGCCGGCATTCCTTTAGAGAGATTATCGAGAATAGTTGGTGCATAATAAAATCCTCTTCCGGGAAGAATTTTCCCGCCGGTAAGAAGAGAAGCTCCTTTGGCAATAGAATCTTTTACCTGTGCATCAAGTTCATAAAGCAGGTCCTCGCGGGCTATCGGACCGAGGTCTGTCGTTTCATCCATCGGTTCGCCAACTTTAACACTCTCCATCGACTTCACAAATTTTTCACGGAACAGATCATAAATTTTTTCAACCGCAATAAATCTCTTTGCGGCAATACAACTTTGGCCGTTATTAATTAATCTGGCAGTAACTGCGGTTTCAGCGGCCATATCCAGATCGGCATCATCGAGTATAATAAACGGATCGCTTCCTCCCAGCTCAAGCACAGTTTTCTTAAGTTCCTTTCCGCAGGCTTCTGCTATTTTTCGGCCGGCCGGTTCGCTTCCGGTTAGTGTAGCAGCTTTAATCTTAGGATTTCTAATAATTTCTTTTACCGGTTCCGAACCGATCAGAAGAGATTTGAAAACATTTTTCGGAAAACCTGCATTTAAAAAGATCTGTTCTATTGCCAGAGCACACATAGGCACGTTCGAAGAATGTTTAAGCAGTCCGACATTTCCTGCCATTAAAGAGGGAGCGGCAAACCTGAAAACCTGCCAGAACGGAAAATTCCAGGGCATTACCGCCAGTATTACACCTAACGGATTGAATTCAATATAACTCTCGGATGCATCAGTAGAAACAATTTCCTTTTTTAGAATTGTCTCTGCATTCTCGGCATAATAGTCGCATACCCAGGCACATTTTTCAACTTCGGAAATCGATTGTTTTACAGGCTTTCCCATTTCCGTTGTAATAATAAAAGCATATTCGTCTCTCTTGGAACGCATTACTTCTGCTGCGTTCTTCATCAGTTTTTTTCTTTCAGAAAATTCTACTCTGCTCCAGCCGAGAAAGGCTTGGTGAGATTCATCGATCGAATTCCGGATTTCATCATTTGTAAATGCATTGAATGTTTTTTCGATTTTCCCGGTCGCCGGATTAATTGTTTGAATTGGCATTTCTATTCCCCGAATTGATTCTTAAAATCTATTCAAAATTTTTACTCACATTCATGACAACCAATAAAACTGATCTGAAATTACGAATTCTGATACATAATTTCGATCAGTACTTTTTTAAGCTAGATAGTGAAAAAAATTACCCGGTTAAAAAGATTAAACAATTACCGGTTTTTATTTGAGAAGAAGCATTTTGCGGGATTGAATAAAAGTAGAGGTTTTAAGTTGATAGAAATAAAATCCGCTTGTTAATCCGTTTCCGTCAAAATCGACCGAGTACTTACCGGGACGCTGAAAAGCATTTACAAGCTCGGCAACTTTTTCCCCGATCATATTATAGATGCTCAAAATAACATTAGATTCCTGTTTCAAAGTATATACAATCTGTGTTGAGGGATTAAAAGGATTCGGATAATTCTGAAAGAGAAAATCGCCGGCAGGAATTTCCTGTTCATCGCTCACTGAAGTCGTAGTCTTATATACTAAATTGAAAGAATGTGTATCTGATAAGCCGGCATCCTCAGAATCGGAAATACGAAGCAAAACACGAAGAGATCTTGTAAAGGCTGGCGCCCAGTTTTGCCTCCTGTTTAGAGTGGCAAGATTACTGTTGAGTGTTTTCCAGGCTGCTCCATCGTCGGTTGAGTAATCTATATTTATCTTTTCCAAGCCCGTACTTTCCCAAACGATATCAAAATTTCCAGGGATCTCGATATTCTCGCCAGATGAGGGTGAAACAAGAACGAGCTGTTTAGCGCCGGCAATTAAAAATGTTGAATTAATTCCGGCTTTAAGCAGGTCGGCCGGACTAAGAATGATTTCATTTCTTTCTTTATCGGTAATAGAGATACTTACAGTCCACTCGCCAGGCTTCGGGTTTTTTAACTCGTAACTTCCTTTGTACTCAAAAATGCTGGATCCGACATTATTGAACCTGATAAACTTTCCGCCGTTCTTATCGGAAGGATCGAGCATAATTTTTACTTCGTCGATTCCGCTCAGATTATCTGTAACTTTGATCTCATAATTGATAATGAAAAGATCATTATTAGAGTTCTGCGGGTTTACAGTATAATCGAATTTTACAAGCTTCGGTGGCTCACTGTCTTTCGAGTTTGTCAGGATAATTTCAGATATAAAACCGGCGTCCGTAAGATCTTTGCTTGAATATGTTTTCAGGTTTCGTTCATTATCCTCAAGCTGCACTTCAATATAATATTTCCCTTCTTTACTGTTCTTAAAATCAATTTTGCCGTAAAGTTCTGCAGCAAGACTGTTAATCTTAGTAATTTTTTCAACCGTGTTTCCTCCGCTACCGTTCGGAATAATAATTATGCTTACTTCACTTATTCCGCTTAGATCGTCCGTCACAGATATTTTATAATTTACAGAAGTGTTGGAACTGCTCAGCTCAACAACTTCCGGAGAAATTGTAAATTCAACCAGATCCGGCGGTGTCGAGTCTTTGGTTTTTATAATTTCAAGCGAGGACGGTAAACT
This Melioribacteraceae bacterium DNA region includes the following protein-coding sequences:
- a CDS encoding NAD-dependent succinate-semialdehyde dehydrogenase, encoding MPIQTINPATGKIEKTFNAFTNDEIRNSIDESHQAFLGWSRVEFSERKKLMKNAAEVMRSKRDEYAFIITTEMGKPVKQSISEVEKCAWVCDYYAENAETILKKEIVSTDASESYIEFNPLGVILAVMPWNFPFWQVFRFAAPSLMAGNVGLLKHSSNVPMCALAIEQIFLNAGFPKNVFKSLLIGSEPVKEIIRNPKIKAATLTGSEPAGRKIAEACGKELKKTVLELGGSDPFIILDDADLDMAAETAVTARLINNGQSCIAAKRFIAVEKIYDLFREKFVKSMESVKVGEPMDETTDLGPIAREDLLYELDAQVKDSIAKGASLLTGGKILPGRGFYYAPTILDNLSKGMPAYDDEIFGPVASLIKASNDQDAVRIANDSDFGLGASLWTSDRNRARKIASEIETGSVFVNGMVKSDPRLPFGGIKNSGYGRELSHYGIKEFVNIKSVWIK